One region of Octopus sinensis linkage group LG30, ASM634580v1, whole genome shotgun sequence genomic DNA includes:
- the LOC115226677 gene encoding zinc finger protein 271-like, whose amino-acid sequence MLTEYVDLNEEMPKEKEKKSHECDICKKSFGRNHTLTIHKRSHTGEKRFHCDVCGKAFAEKYQLTKHIRVHTGERPYHCDICGKSFSQSTHVTKHKFIHTGEKQFHCDICGKSFYQIHDLTKHKYVHTGEKRYQCDICGKSFTRSDHLLKHKTVHTGEKPYDCDICGKPFSQKEQLIAHKHIHTGEKPYQCVVCGKRFSRLGALTKHKGVHTGERPFHCDVCGKSFHDENGLAKHIRVHTGEKPYQCDTCGKSFSQNPHLTAHKRIHTGEKPYDCDICGKPFSRKEHLTAHKRIHTGERPFHCEVCGKAFSQKNHLNTHKYVHKRCEMLTERVDLNEEMPKEKEKKSHECDICKKSFGRNHTLTIHKRSHTGEKRFHCDTCGKPFAENHQLTKHIRIHTGERPYHCDTCGKSFSRSDHLTKHKRIHAGDKRFHCDVCGKSFYQNHDLTKHKYIHTGEKHYQCDICSKSFTRSDHLIKHETVHTGEKPYNCDTCGKSFSRNEHLTAHKRIHTGEKPYQCLICGQSFSEGGTLTKHRRIHTGERPFHCDVCGKSFHDENGLTKHIRVHTGEKPYQCDTCGKSFSQMANLNKHKRIHTRETT is encoded by the exons ATGCTGACGGAATATGTTGACTTGAATGAGGAGAtgccaaaggaaaaagaaaagaaatcacacgaatgtgatatctgtaaaaagtccTTTGGTCGAAACCACACCCTCACCATTCACAAACGTagccatacaggtgagaaacggTTCCACTGTGATGTCTGCGGTAAAGCATTCGCAGAGAAGTACCAATTGACCAAACACATACGCGTCCATACAGGGGAGAGACCCTACCATtgcgacatctgtggtaaatctttctctcagtcTACTCACGTAACtaaacataaatttattcatactggagagaaacaatttcactgcgatatctgtggcaaatcgttCTATCAAATCCACGACTTAACCAAACACAAATacgttcatacaggtgagaaacgttaccagtgtgatatctgcggtaaatcctTCACCCGATCTGACCATTTGCTAAAACATAAAactgttcatacaggtgagaaaccatatgactgcgatatctgtggtaaacccTTCTCCCAAAAGGAACAGCTAATCGCACACAAgcacattcatacaggtgagaagccgtaTCAGTGCGTTGTCTGTGGTAAGAGGTTCTCTAGGTTAGGAGCTTTGACTAAACACAAaggtgttcatacaggtgagaggcCGTTTCATTGTGATGTGTGTGGTAAGTCGTTCCATGATGAAAACGGCTTAGCGAAGCACATACgcgttcatacaggtgagaaaccgtaTCAGTGTGATACCTGTGGGAAATCGTTCTCACAAAATCCTCACTTGACTGCACATAAGCgcattcatactggggagaaaccatacgactgcgatatctgtggtaaacccTTCTCCCGGAAGGAACACCTGACTGCACACaagcgcattcatacaggtgagagacCATTTCATTGTGAGGTGTGTGGCAAAGCGTTCTCTCAGAAAAAccacttaaatacacacaaatacgttcATAAA CGATGTGAAATGCTGACGGAACGTGTTGACTTGAATGAGGAGAtgccaaaggaaaaagaaaagaaatcacacgaatgtgatatctgtaaaaagtccTTTGGTCGAAACCACACCCTCACCATTCACAAACGTagccatacaggtgagaaacggttccactgtgacacctgtggtaagcCATTTGCTGAAAATCACCAATTGACCAAACACATACGCATCCATACAGGTGAGAGACCCTACCATTgcgacacctgtggtaaatcgttctctcggTCTGACCACTTGAccaaacacaaacgcattcatgcAGGTGACAAGCGATTTCACTGCGATGTCTGTGGAAAATCGTTCTACCAAAATCACGACTTaaccaaacacaaatacattcatacaggtgagaaacattatcagtgtgatatctgtagtaaatccttCACCCGGTCTGACCATTTAATTAAGCATGAAactgttcatacaggtgagaaaccatataactgtgatacctgtggtaaatcattctctcgaaacgAACACTTGACTGCTCACaagcgcattcatacaggtgagaagccgtaTCAGTGTCTTATCTGTGGTCAGTCTTTCTCTGAAGGGGGCACCTTGACTAAACacaggcgtattcatacaggtgagaggcCGTTTCATTGTGATGTGTGTGGCAAGTCGTTCCATGATGAAAATGGTTTGACTAAACACATACGtgtccatacaggtgagaaaccgtaTCAGTGTGATACCTGTGGGAAATCGTTCAGTCAAATGGctaatttaaataaacacaaacgtattcataccaGAGAAACCACCTGA